One part of the Streptomyces lydicus genome encodes these proteins:
- a CDS encoding protein phosphatase 2C domain-containing protein has protein sequence MSEQGARRGQEDDWWRQLYGEDGTGGAGDGPGAGGGGAAGDAPGSGVAPAAGAPTGAGPADAGPAEASDTLDERVASVLRTVGPPGWGYRPPPPPPPQPQPTPQPTPADAPDRATPSGDAPDRATPSGGAPPEGTPSRPASERPAPPEEAPTGPVPPGEPPTRRVPPPPPPSEPIPLKATGPGTRQRDAAPSAPPPAVSYIGDRPPTYEAEPAALPAADPAALDELVPDTALEGAQYGSLTLRAASQRGDSARYRGEVRRDALLTARFGTGRNALILVAVATGRPAVEGAHRAARDACGWIGGAVGRGCTQLAEDIRADRRGELKAGLQRLTDRSYGKLRARALERGAPPEQYTAALRCLLLPADPDCRTRVFFGVGAGGLFRLRDGAWTDLDPVATDHGAAAPDPDPAPDDPARTGPGLPSGPGAAEYPVRPEPFLFHAAFARPGDALLLCSAGLAEPLRQEPAFAAHLADRWSTPEPPGLVPFLATAQLRAKGHARDRTAVAVWEA, from the coding sequence ATGAGCGAGCAGGGAGCACGGCGCGGCCAAGAGGACGACTGGTGGCGGCAGTTGTACGGCGAGGACGGCACGGGCGGCGCGGGCGACGGGCCGGGCGCCGGCGGCGGGGGAGCGGCCGGTGACGCCCCGGGATCCGGCGTCGCACCCGCTGCCGGCGCGCCGACCGGTGCCGGACCTGCCGACGCCGGACCGGCGGAGGCGTCGGACACCCTCGACGAGCGGGTCGCCTCGGTGCTGCGGACGGTGGGGCCGCCGGGCTGGGGATACCGGCCCCCGCCCCCGCCCCCGCCGCAGCCGCAGCCGACGCCGCAGCCGACGCCGGCGGACGCGCCCGACCGTGCCACCCCCTCCGGGGACGCCCCCGACCGTGCCACCCCCTCCGGGGGCGCCCCGCCCGAGGGGACGCCGTCACGGCCCGCATCCGAACGCCCCGCCCCGCCCGAGGAGGCGCCGACGGGCCCCGTACCGCCCGGTGAGCCACCCACCAGGCGTGTCCCGCCGCCCCCGCCGCCCTCCGAGCCGATCCCCCTCAAGGCCACCGGCCCGGGGACACGTCAGCGCGACGCCGCCCCGAGCGCGCCCCCGCCGGCCGTCTCGTACATCGGTGACCGGCCGCCCACCTACGAGGCCGAGCCGGCCGCGCTGCCCGCCGCCGACCCGGCCGCGCTCGACGAGCTGGTGCCGGACACCGCGCTGGAGGGCGCCCAGTACGGCTCGCTGACCCTCCGGGCCGCCTCCCAGCGCGGCGACTCCGCCCGCTACCGCGGCGAGGTGCGCCGCGACGCGCTGCTCACCGCCCGCTTCGGTACCGGCCGGAACGCGTTGATCCTGGTCGCGGTGGCCACCGGGCGGCCGGCCGTCGAGGGCGCCCACCGCGCCGCGCGCGACGCCTGCGGCTGGATCGGCGGCGCGGTCGGCCGCGGTTGCACCCAACTGGCGGAGGACATCCGCGCGGACCGTCGCGGCGAGCTGAAAGCCGGTCTGCAGCGGCTCACCGACCGCAGCTACGGCAAGCTGCGCGCCCGGGCCCTGGAGCGCGGCGCCCCGCCGGAGCAGTACACGGCGGCGCTGCGCTGCCTGCTGCTGCCCGCCGACCCGGACTGCCGGACCCGGGTGTTCTTCGGCGTCGGCGCGGGCGGCCTGTTCCGGCTGCGCGACGGCGCCTGGACCGACCTGGATCCGGTCGCGACCGACCACGGCGCCGCCGCCCCCGACCCCGATCCCGCCCCCGACGACCCGGCCCGCACCGGCCCCGGACTGCCGTCCGGCCCCGGTGCGGCGGAGTACCCGGTGCGCCCGGAGCCGTTCCTCTTCCACGCGGCGTTCGCCCGGCCGGGTGACGCCCTGCTGCTGTGCAGCGCCGGGCTCGCCGAACCCCTGCGGCAGGAGCCGGCCTTCGCCGCCCATCTGGCCGACCGGTGGTCCACCCCCGAGCCGCCGGGCCTGGTCCCGTTCCTCGCCACCGCGCAACTGCGCGCCAAGGGGCACGCCAGGGACCGCACGGCCGTCGCGGTGTGGGAGGCGTAG
- the rsgA gene encoding ribosome small subunit-dependent GTPase A — protein MFDLDFIAAHPLSAYGWDDGFAESFTPFAEQGFVPGRVVRVDRGRVDAVVPEGDGIRTVLADTALVATRDPMRVPCTGDWAVIDLENGLTGDHLDGVVRALLPRRTSFLRSTSSKRSEGQILAANVDHAVIAVSLAEVLDLGRIERFVSLAWESGAQPLVVLTKADLAGEPAGLAHLVADAESAAPGVPVLAVSSTTGAGLDVLAAVLAGGTSVLLGRSGAGKSTLANSLVGANVQVVQAIRDRDGKGRHTTTTRDLHALPGGGVLIDTPGLRGVGMWDAEGGLARTFSDVEALAEECRFHDCAHGTEPGCAVQEAVDCGELPVRRLESYRKLLRENQRIVAKTDARVRAEIRRDWRQKQALGRHMMERKRGRGWQG, from the coding sequence TTGTTCGACCTCGATTTCATTGCTGCGCATCCGCTGTCCGCCTACGGCTGGGACGACGGGTTCGCGGAGAGTTTCACCCCCTTTGCCGAGCAGGGGTTCGTGCCCGGCCGTGTCGTCCGGGTGGATCGCGGACGGGTGGATGCCGTGGTGCCCGAAGGCGACGGCATCCGGACGGTGTTGGCGGACACCGCGCTGGTCGCGACCCGCGATCCGATGCGGGTGCCGTGCACCGGGGACTGGGCCGTCATCGACCTGGAGAACGGGTTGACCGGCGACCATCTCGACGGTGTGGTGCGGGCGTTGCTGCCGCGGCGTACGTCGTTCCTGCGCTCGACGTCCTCGAAGCGTTCGGAGGGCCAGATCCTCGCGGCCAACGTCGATCACGCGGTGATCGCGGTCTCGCTGGCCGAGGTGCTGGACCTGGGACGTATCGAGCGGTTCGTCTCGCTGGCCTGGGAGAGCGGGGCGCAGCCGCTGGTGGTGCTGACCAAGGCGGATCTGGCCGGGGAACCCGCCGGGTTGGCGCACCTGGTCGCCGATGCCGAGTCCGCGGCTCCCGGGGTGCCGGTGCTCGCGGTCAGTTCGACGACCGGTGCCGGGCTCGATGTGCTGGCCGCCGTGCTCGCCGGCGGGACGTCCGTGCTCCTGGGGCGGTCCGGCGCGGGCAAGTCCACCCTGGCGAACTCGCTGGTCGGCGCGAACGTGCAGGTCGTCCAGGCGATCCGGGACCGGGACGGCAAGGGGCGGCACACCACGACCACCCGGGATCTGCACGCGCTGCCGGGCGGCGGGGTGCTGATCGACACGCCGGGGCTGCGCGGCGTCGGGATGTGGGACGCGGAGGGCGGGCTGGCCCGGACCTTCTCGGACGTCGAGGCGCTGGCCGAGGAGTGCCGCTTCCACGACTGCGCGCACGGGACGGAGCCCGGCTGTGCGGTGCAAGAGGCCGTGGACTGCGGGGAGTTGCCCGTACGGCGGCTGGAGAGCTACCGGAAGCTGCTGCGCGAGAACCAGCGGATCGTGGCGAAGACGGACGCCCGGGTGCGCGCCGAGATCCGACGGGACTGGCGGCAGAAGCAGGCACTCGGCCGGCACATGATGGAGCGGAAGCGGGGGCGGGGGTGGCAGGGGTGA
- a CDS encoding DUF456 domain-containing protein, whose protein sequence is MSSWQLVAVGLVMLLGLFGVLVPGIPGPLLVWAAVLWWAVTDKSAPAWTVLMGATALLLLNQVLKWLLPARDLRASGAPYRTLFLAGAAGIVGFFLLPVIGGPLGAVGGLYALERARLGSHGDAWASTRTVMRTIGLSVLIELFSCLLVVGAWAGVLLAG, encoded by the coding sequence ATGAGTTCCTGGCAGCTGGTCGCGGTCGGCCTGGTCATGCTGCTCGGGCTGTTCGGCGTGCTGGTACCCGGCATCCCCGGTCCGCTGCTGGTGTGGGCCGCCGTGCTGTGGTGGGCGGTGACCGACAAGTCCGCCCCGGCCTGGACGGTCCTCATGGGGGCCACCGCGCTGCTGCTCCTCAACCAGGTGCTGAAGTGGCTGCTGCCCGCCCGCGACCTGCGGGCTTCCGGGGCGCCGTACCGCACGCTGTTCCTGGCGGGCGCGGCCGGCATCGTCGGCTTCTTCCTGCTCCCGGTCATCGGGGGACCGCTCGGCGCGGTCGGCGGCCTGTACGCCCTGGAACGGGCCCGGCTCGGCAGCCACGGCGATGCCTGGGCCTCGACCCGTACCGTCATGCGCACCATCGGCCTGAGCGTGCTGATCGAGCTGTTCTCCTGCCTGCTGGTGGTGGGGGCCTGGGCGGGGGTCCTGCTGGCGGGCTGA
- a CDS encoding DNA-3-methyladenine glycosylase 2 family protein, whose amino-acid sequence MKDDDARYEAVSSRDARFDGEFFFAVVTTGIYCRPSCPAVTPKRVNVRFFVSAAAAQAAGFRACRRCRPDAVPGSAEWNVRADLVGRAMRFIGDGVIDREGVGGLARRLGYSARQVQRQLTAELGAGPVALARARRAHTARVLLQTTDLPVTELAFAAGFASIRQFNDTMREIYAGTPSELRAAAAGRRGRAAAPARGAGGGSRSAPGGIALRLAYRGPYATAEIFDFLQVRAVPGVEEVRGGRGARTYRRTLRLTYGGGIAEVDEPTGPRTRKRPPAGLVCPAARRGADGGWLECRLRLTDLRDLSTAVQRMRRLFDLDADPYAVAERLGADPLLGPLVAERPGLRSPGAADPEELAVRIVLGGPPERAAELVRAYGKPLDAVDGGLTHLFPTPGELTGEELAEPVRTLCTALADGAVVLDAGADRYAAEQALAALPGVGAEAAAYIRMRALGDPDVGEGGVLGAGGPVGERAVAGGWRPWGAYAVHHLWNAGLLPAGELPAGRPSGSAGELPGRAEGVGRGRETAPAAVPVPVG is encoded by the coding sequence ATGAAGGACGACGACGCCAGATACGAAGCGGTGAGCAGCCGGGACGCGCGGTTCGACGGCGAGTTCTTCTTCGCGGTCGTGACGACCGGGATCTACTGCCGGCCGAGCTGCCCGGCGGTCACTCCCAAGCGGGTGAACGTCCGGTTCTTCGTGTCCGCCGCGGCCGCGCAGGCGGCCGGGTTCCGGGCCTGCCGGCGGTGCCGGCCCGACGCGGTACCGGGTTCCGCGGAGTGGAACGTACGGGCCGACCTGGTCGGCCGGGCGATGCGGTTCATCGGGGACGGCGTGATCGACCGGGAGGGCGTCGGCGGGCTCGCGCGGCGGCTGGGGTACAGCGCGCGGCAGGTGCAGCGGCAGCTCACGGCGGAGCTCGGCGCCGGACCGGTGGCACTGGCGCGGGCCCGCCGCGCGCACACCGCCCGGGTCCTGCTGCAGACCACGGACCTGCCGGTCACCGAGCTGGCGTTCGCGGCGGGATTCGCCAGCATCCGGCAGTTCAACGACACGATGCGGGAGATCTACGCGGGGACGCCCAGCGAACTGCGGGCCGCGGCCGCCGGACGCCGGGGCCGGGCCGCTGCCCCGGCGCGGGGAGCCGGCGGAGGGAGCCGTTCCGCGCCCGGCGGGATCGCGCTGCGGCTCGCCTACCGCGGACCGTACGCGACGGCCGAGATCTTCGACTTCCTGCAGGTGCGGGCCGTACCCGGCGTCGAGGAGGTGCGTGGCGGCCGCGGCGCCCGGACCTACCGCCGTACGCTCCGGCTCACCTACGGCGGCGGGATCGCCGAGGTCGACGAGCCCACGGGGCCGCGCACCCGGAAACGGCCGCCCGCCGGCCTGGTGTGCCCGGCCGCGCGCCGCGGGGCGGACGGCGGCTGGCTGGAGTGCCGGCTGCGCCTGACCGACCTGCGGGACCTGTCGACGGCCGTGCAGCGGATGCGCCGCCTGTTCGACCTCGATGCCGACCCGTACGCCGTCGCCGAGCGGCTCGGCGCGGACCCCCTGCTCGGACCGCTGGTGGCGGAACGCCCGGGGCTGCGCTCGCCCGGCGCCGCGGACCCCGAGGAGCTGGCCGTGCGCATCGTGCTGGGCGGGCCGCCGGAGCGCGCCGCCGAGCTGGTCCGCGCGTACGGCAAGCCGCTGGACGCGGTGGACGGCGGCCTGACCCACCTCTTTCCCACGCCCGGTGAGCTGACCGGCGAGGAGCTCGCGGAGCCGGTGCGGACGCTGTGCACCGCCCTCGCGGACGGCGCGGTCGTGCTGGACGCGGGCGCCGACCGGTACGCCGCCGAGCAGGCGCTGGCCGCGCTGCCCGGGGTCGGCGCGGAGGCGGCCGCGTACATCAGGATGCGCGCGCTGGGGGATCCGGACGTCGGTGAAGGCGGCGTCCTCGGGGCCGGGGGCCCGGTGGGGGAGCGGGCGGTGGCCGGCGGGTGGCGGCCGTGGGGCGCCTATGCCGTGCACCATCTGTGGAACGCGGGGCTGCTCCCGGCGGGGGAGCTGCCGGCGGGGCGGCCGTCGGGGTCTGCCGGGGAGCTGCCCGGGAGGGCGGAGGGGGTCGGGAGGGGGCGGGAGACCGCTCCGGCCGCGGTCCCCGTCCCGGTCGGCTGA